In Salinisphaera sp. LB1, one genomic interval encodes:
- a CDS encoding PEGA domain-containing protein, with amino-acid sequence MHIQKTIFQSVAITISAIGLSGCATMTKGSHQDVKISSTPGDAQVSLDGTTIGHTPIKASMSRKTDHTVRLTHSGYLPYVATFHHNTRHSAGVRFLLNGWAGMAINHMSGAEYSIKPDHLDAKMTAKPPVGPVPAAASSSRQASSVAVGTAASGS; translated from the coding sequence ATGCACATTCAAAAAACTATCTTTCAAAGTGTTGCGATCACGATCTCTGCCATCGGCTTGAGTGGCTGCGCCACTATGACGAAGGGCTCGCACCAGGACGTGAAAATTTCAAGCACGCCCGGGGATGCGCAAGTAAGTCTTGACGGAACGACCATCGGCCATACGCCGATCAAGGCCTCCATGAGCCGCAAGACGGATCATACCGTTCGGCTGACCCATTCGGGGTATCTGCCGTATGTCGCGACGTTCCATCACAATACGCGCCATTCGGCGGGCGTTCGATTTCTTTTGAACGGGTGGGCAGGGATGGCGATCAACCATATGTCCGGAGCCGAGTATTCGATCAAGCCGGATCATCTGGACGCCAAGATGACTGCCAAACCGCCCGTTGGGCCGGTACCGGCTGCAGCCAGTAGTTCCCGCCAGGCGAGCAGCGTAGCCGTCGGTACCGCGGCTTCTGGCTCGTAG
- a CDS encoding gamma-glutamylcyclotransferase → MTRSDPRHRPLPNGITREVLERDELRQALATAHPDVAMISDEQMQDSIQAMLAQRPPAADLDMGVWVFGYGSLLWNPCVPVAKWLDVLLYGFHRDFRIRLTHGRGSAEAPGLMLGLVPGGSCRGMALRLPPDDLEHELLMIWRREMLTGVYTPRWVTLYDRGGASLPAMTFVANTAHHSFCGRLEDSAVIDMLATGHGMIGSAAEYLNSTVAHLDEQGIHDHRLRSLRARVNAAVVARNASD, encoded by the coding sequence ATGACACGATCCGACCCGCGCCATCGTCCGCTGCCCAACGGGATTACCCGCGAGGTGCTCGAACGGGACGAATTACGCCAAGCGCTGGCCACGGCGCATCCGGATGTCGCGATGATCAGCGACGAGCAGATGCAGGACTCGATTCAGGCGATGCTGGCGCAGCGGCCGCCCGCCGCCGATCTCGACATGGGTGTATGGGTCTTCGGTTATGGGTCGCTGCTTTGGAACCCGTGCGTGCCGGTCGCGAAATGGCTCGACGTTCTGCTTTATGGTTTTCATCGCGATTTCCGCATTCGGCTGACGCATGGTCGCGGTTCGGCTGAAGCGCCGGGGTTGATGCTCGGCCTGGTGCCGGGCGGCTCCTGCCGGGGCATGGCGCTGCGGCTGCCGCCGGACGATCTGGAGCACGAGCTGCTGATGATCTGGCGGCGCGAAATGCTCACGGGAGTTTACACGCCGCGTTGGGTCACGCTATATGATCGTGGTGGCGCGTCGCTGCCGGCCATGACGTTCGTCGCCAACACCGCACACCACAGCTTCTGCGGGCGGCTGGAAGACTCGGCGGTGATCGATATGCTGGCTACCGGCCACGGCATGATCGGTTCGGCCGCGGAATATCTGAACAGCACCGTGGCCCATCTCGACGAGCAGGGTATCCACGATCATCGGCTGCGCTCGCTGCGTGCCCGGGTGAACGCGGCGGTTGTCGCGCGGAACGCCAGCGATTAA
- a CDS encoding LysR family transcriptional regulator has product MRHRTLDLKALQSFVTVVSTGSFTTAAQQLNYSQSAVSMQLRRLESELGVALLARNARTIEPTRPGREVLGYAREMLRLNGELRGRLAEREVAGTVRLGLPVDYAPYIPGTLTLFAERYPLVEMEVRSDLSVNLIEQTRAGDIDMAIVTRESDASGGVRLRREPLVWVSAPGATAHLQSPLPLALSLQGVCAFRTAATARLDAAGRRWRTAYESQAFATQRIPVSVGLAVTVAIPSLLGSDLEILDPDTTGLPELPTMDIRLHRSPGRASRAADCLAELLIERIRDHRHVG; this is encoded by the coding sequence TTGCGACACCGAACCCTCGATCTCAAAGCGCTGCAAAGCTTCGTCACGGTCGTGTCGACCGGCAGTTTCACCACGGCCGCCCAGCAACTCAATTACTCGCAGTCGGCGGTGAGCATGCAGCTGCGTCGGCTTGAGTCCGAACTCGGTGTGGCCTTGCTGGCGCGCAATGCGCGAACGATCGAGCCCACTCGACCTGGTCGCGAAGTGCTTGGCTATGCGCGAGAAATGCTGCGGCTCAATGGCGAGTTGCGCGGGCGCCTGGCCGAACGCGAAGTCGCCGGTACCGTTCGACTCGGCCTGCCGGTAGATTACGCGCCGTATATTCCCGGCACGCTGACCCTATTTGCCGAACGTTATCCGTTGGTGGAAATGGAGGTACGGTCCGATCTCAGTGTGAATCTGATCGAGCAGACCCGCGCCGGCGATATCGATATGGCAATCGTGACCCGCGAGTCAGACGCCTCGGGCGGCGTCCGGCTCCGTCGCGAACCGCTGGTCTGGGTGTCAGCTCCTGGCGCCACCGCGCACCTGCAGAGCCCCCTGCCGCTCGCCCTGAGCCTGCAGGGCGTCTGTGCGTTCCGAACCGCGGCAACGGCACGCCTGGATGCTGCTGGTCGACGTTGGCGAACTGCTTATGAAAGTCAGGCATTCGCCACCCAGCGGATACCCGTGAGTGTCGGTCTCGCCGTGACCGTCGCGATACCGAGCTTGCTCGGCTCGGATCTTGAAATACTGGATCCCGACACGACAGGATTACCCGAACTACCGACCATGGATATTCGGCTACACCGCAGCCCGGGGCGGGCAAGCCGCGCGGCTGACTGCCTGGCCGAACTCTTGATCGAGCGTATTCGCGATCACCGGCACGTTGGGTAG
- a CDS encoding DMT family transporter: protein MRGIDPFYKPTWRIVILSGVVVLLWGLTAWLRMLAGNIPPLELTGIALAGAAASSRLLPGTYGAFRTAVRDHRWYAWVVVVAGLIGGAAFYFAALAYAPAAQVVVITYSWPLLFAMASDVYSGRRPAPTTFVSLLLGLAGVFVMHGSMQAPSPGAWLGYVGGLASGLCWVAYSLFLQVYSRPVGSAYPAFFTAAAVTALALQAAIGGLVWPATVGAWVASAMLGIGPYGLGFVAWGHVVRHGHPRIVPVLPYAVPAVAAITLVMAGRAQPTLFLFAGCVLVTIACVVSTRVRTL from the coding sequence ATGCGAGGGATCGATCCGTTTTACAAACCCACTTGGCGTATCGTCATTCTCAGCGGCGTGGTCGTCCTGCTGTGGGGACTAACGGCTTGGCTGCGGATGTTGGCCGGTAATATACCGCCGCTCGAACTGACCGGCATTGCGCTGGCCGGCGCGGCGGCCAGCAGTCGTCTGTTGCCCGGTACGTACGGTGCTTTCAGGACCGCGGTGCGTGATCATCGCTGGTATGCGTGGGTGGTCGTGGTAGCCGGCCTGATCGGTGGCGCAGCCTTCTATTTCGCGGCGCTCGCCTACGCGCCGGCCGCCCAGGTGGTTGTGATTACCTATAGCTGGCCGCTGCTGTTTGCCATGGCGAGCGACGTTTACAGCGGACGTCGGCCGGCGCCCACGACGTTTGTCAGTCTGTTGCTTGGATTGGCCGGCGTGTTTGTCATGCACGGTTCGATGCAGGCACCGTCGCCGGGGGCTTGGCTGGGCTATGTGGGCGGTCTGGCTTCCGGCTTGTGCTGGGTTGCGTATTCGCTGTTCCTGCAAGTCTATTCGCGCCCTGTAGGGTCGGCTTATCCTGCGTTTTTCACGGCCGCTGCGGTCACAGCCCTTGCGCTTCAGGCAGCCATCGGCGGACTCGTGTGGCCTGCTACGGTCGGCGCTTGGGTGGCCAGTGCGATGCTCGGTATCGGGCCCTACGGGCTCGGTTTTGTTGCCTGGGGCCATGTCGTGCGACATGGCCATCCGCGAATCGTGCCCGTATTGCCCTATGCGGTGCCGGCCGTTGCGGCCATTACGCTGGTCATGGCCGGTCGGGCGCAGCCCACGCTGTTCTTATTCGCCGGTTGTGTGCTGGTAACCATCGCCTGCGTGGTATCGACGCGTGTGCGCACGCTCTGA
- a CDS encoding transposase: MPRYSEERRQAVVAKLLPPHALSAYEVADQEGIPVATLYKWRKEARAEGRCLPNASDQGVEGWSSQDKFAAVVESAAMNGEQIAEYCRRRGLFPEQLQRWRHDCEQAASLSHEDRRQEAAQTREQRRRIRDLERELKRKDAALAETAALLTLSKKARAIWGDEES; encoded by the coding sequence ATGCCTCGTTATTCTGAGGAACGCCGACAAGCCGTCGTGGCCAAGCTGCTGCCACCGCACGCGCTCAGTGCTTATGAGGTCGCCGACCAGGAAGGCATTCCGGTCGCCACCCTCTACAAATGGCGTAAGGAAGCCCGCGCCGAGGGGCGATGTCTGCCCAACGCCAGCGATCAGGGTGTCGAAGGTTGGTCATCCCAGGACAAGTTCGCGGCCGTGGTCGAGAGCGCGGCCATGAATGGCGAGCAGATCGCCGAATACTGTCGCCGACGCGGGCTGTTCCCCGAGCAGCTCCAGCGCTGGCGCCATGACTGCGAGCAGGCAGCGAGCCTGTCTCACGAGGATCGGCGCCAGGAGGCGGCTCAGACCCGGGAACAGCGGCGCCGCATCCGCGATCTCGAGCGCGAACTCAAACGCAAGGACGCCGCTTTGGCTGAGACGGCCGCGCTGTTGACCCTGTCAAAAAAAGCGCGGGCGATCTGGGGGGACGAGGAGTCATGA
- a CDS encoding Kiwa anti-phage protein KwaB-like domain-containing protein, whose product MKNADFYIIKVVDDQGGALLSGRKVDNSWSAKKMIGGINTFFVDEELTLNEQPAFNISKYVDFFILDETIFVRSKGSFETVASYKNAHKQDFVDLIEENEFNEVFSDLTHIREYVGNNKMQLRRASAIRQKGHYKNAQFMENLRLNAQQYGLDIEFDEFNQIIPTAENCRDIFQALLDHRLASGFSHNIYDVPDASTVGRQR is encoded by the coding sequence ATTAAAAATGCTGATTTTTATATAATAAAAGTTGTAGACGATCAGGGCGGGGCTCTGCTCTCAGGAAGAAAGGTAGATAACAGTTGGTCGGCAAAGAAAATGATAGGTGGGATAAACACATTCTTCGTAGACGAGGAATTAACTCTCAACGAGCAGCCGGCTTTCAACATCTCGAAATATGTAGATTTTTTTATATTAGATGAAACTATATTCGTTCGGTCTAAAGGCTCCTTCGAAACGGTAGCGAGTTATAAAAACGCTCATAAACAGGATTTCGTTGATCTTATAGAGGAAAATGAGTTCAACGAAGTTTTTAGTGATTTAACTCATATAAGAGAATACGTTGGAAATAATAAAATGCAGTTGCGAAGAGCTTCTGCGATTAGGCAAAAAGGCCATTACAAGAATGCTCAGTTTATGGAAAACTTGAGATTAAACGCTCAACAGTATGGCTTAGATATCGAGTTCGACGAATTTAACCAAATTATTCCGACAGCTGAAAATTGTAGAGATATTTTTCAAGCTCTTTTGGATCATCGTTTGGCGTCAGGCTTCTCGCATAATATCTATGATGTGCCAGATGCATCCACAGTCGGTCGTCAACGTTAA
- a CDS encoding ISL3 family transposase: MAATIPSWIVGLRGQCVKGVAWDEARGTLVFHCDRDRRFVPVDHRSGARGTVNRRLRREVQDLPIWGRSVTLSIAYCQLKIGATDRRMERLSFVEPGHGFTRRYARFVSQLARHISIAAVAAYTGLAWRTVKAMDERALTRDLPALDPGALTGLRHLGVDEVARAKGHDYLTIVYDLESGDLVWVTEGRRKAGLTAFFDQLDEPVAQGIEAVAMDMWKPFEQAVAEALPNAAIVFDRFHVMQQYSKVIDTVRRTEFKRATHADKQVLVGSRYLLLKNAERLSDSQAARLDRLLAVNGPLNAVYALKEQLQQLWHAPASFTVMGQRLDAWCALAEATGLAPMKRFVAMLQRHRTGICNYAAHPITTARLEGGHVAIGLIRKRARGLLDTEYFKLKIRQSATPEPPLGLYALTG, encoded by the coding sequence ATGGCGGCAACCATCCCAAGTTGGATTGTTGGTCTGCGCGGGCAGTGCGTCAAGGGCGTGGCGTGGGACGAAGCTCGTGGCACGCTGGTGTTTCACTGCGACCGCGATCGCCGCTTCGTGCCGGTGGATCACCGGAGCGGCGCACGAGGCACCGTCAATCGACGGCTGCGTCGCGAGGTTCAGGATCTGCCGATCTGGGGCCGCTCAGTGACGCTCTCGATCGCGTACTGTCAGCTCAAGATCGGGGCGACGGATCGCCGTATGGAACGGCTGTCGTTCGTCGAGCCCGGCCATGGCTTCACACGCCGCTATGCGCGGTTTGTCAGCCAACTGGCTCGGCATATCAGCATCGCCGCCGTCGCGGCTTACACCGGCCTGGCGTGGCGTACGGTCAAGGCTATGGACGAACGGGCGTTGACGCGTGATCTGCCGGCTCTGGATCCTGGCGCACTGACCGGCCTGCGGCATCTGGGCGTCGACGAGGTCGCCCGCGCCAAGGGCCATGATTATCTGACCATCGTCTACGACCTCGAGTCCGGCGATCTGGTATGGGTCACCGAGGGCCGTCGCAAGGCCGGCCTGACGGCGTTTTTCGATCAGCTCGATGAGCCCGTTGCCCAGGGCATCGAGGCCGTAGCCATGGATATGTGGAAGCCCTTTGAACAGGCGGTGGCCGAGGCGTTGCCGAACGCCGCCATCGTCTTCGATCGCTTCCATGTCATGCAGCAGTATTCGAAGGTGATCGATACCGTCCGCCGAACCGAGTTCAAGCGGGCAACCCACGCCGACAAGCAGGTCTTGGTTGGCAGCCGTTATCTGCTGCTCAAAAACGCCGAACGCTTGAGCGATAGCCAGGCCGCGCGACTCGATCGGTTGCTCGCCGTCAATGGCCCGCTCAACGCAGTCTATGCCTTGAAAGAACAGCTCCAGCAACTGTGGCACGCCCCAGCGAGCTTCACCGTCATGGGCCAGCGCCTGGATGCCTGGTGTGCCTTGGCCGAGGCCACCGGGCTGGCCCCCATGAAACGCTTCGTGGCGATGCTACAGCGGCATCGCACCGGGATCTGCAACTACGCGGCCCACCCCATCACCACCGCCCGACTCGAAGGCGGCCACGTCGCGATCGGGTTGATCCGTAAACGCGCTCGCGGACTGCTCGATACCGAATACTTCAAACTCAAAATCCGGCAAAGCGCAACGCCCGAACCACCCCTTGGCCTGTACGCTCTGACCGGATGA
- a CDS encoding IS3 family transposase (programmed frameshift) has product MKQRKPYSPEVRERAVRMVFEHQADYSSQWAAIGSIAGKIGCTPETLRSWVRQAERDRGLRNGQSTEERERIKALERENRELKRANEILRKASAYFCPGGARPPTQVMVTFIDDYRRVYGVGPICRVLPIAPSTYYAAKARQTDPARRSKRDRRERVLSDAIQQVWEANRCVYGARKVWLQLQREGWSVARCTVERLMRQMGLQGAVRGRTPKTTTSDPNQPSPGDHVQRDFTAARPDRLWVADFTYCPTRHGFVYAAFVIDAFARRIVGWRVSSAPNTGLVLDALEQAIHDRQPGQRLIQHTDRGVQYLSIRYSERLADVGITPSAGRVGSSYDNALAETVIGLFKTEVIRQHDGPWPHLAAVEFAVLDWVDWFNNQRLFEPIGDMPPAEAEANFYDTIAGSAKVA; this is encoded by the exons ATGAAACAGCGGAAACCTTATTCCCCGGAAGTCCGTGAACGAGCGGTTCGCATGGTCTTTGAGCATCAGGCGGACTACAGCTCGCAGTGGGCGGCGATCGGTTCGATCGCCGGCAAGATCGGCTGTACGCCCGAGACGCTGCGCAGTTGGGTTCGCCAGGCCGAACGGGACCGCGGGCTGCGCAATGGCCAGAGCACGGAAGAGCGCGAGCGCATCAAGGCGCTTGAGCGTGAGAACCGTGAGTTGAAACGGGCCAATGAGATCCTGCGCAAGGCTTCGGCCTATT TTTGCCCAGGCGGAGCTCGACCGCCGACACAAGTGATGGTGACGTTCATCGACGATTATCGCCGGGTCTACGGTGTCGGGCCGATCTGCCGTGTGCTGCCGATCGCACCGTCGACCTACTATGCCGCCAAGGCCCGGCAAACCGACCCGGCTCGCCGTTCGAAGCGGGACCGACGTGAGAGGGTCTTGAGCGACGCCATCCAGCAGGTCTGGGAGGCCAATCGTTGCGTCTATGGCGCCCGCAAAGTCTGGCTGCAGTTGCAGCGTGAGGGTTGGTCGGTGGCTCGGTGCACGGTCGAGCGTCTGATGCGTCAGATGGGCTTGCAAGGCGCTGTGCGCGGGCGCACGCCGAAAACGACCACTTCCGACCCCAACCAACCGAGCCCGGGCGACCACGTCCAGCGTGACTTCACAGCCGCCCGACCCGATCGGCTCTGGGTGGCCGATTTTACGTACTGCCCGACCCGGCACGGCTTTGTTTATGCAGCGTTTGTTATCGATGCGTTCGCGCGTCGCATTGTCGGCTGGCGCGTTTCGAGCGCCCCCAACACGGGCCTCGTGCTCGACGCGCTCGAGCAGGCCATCCATGACCGGCAACCCGGCCAGCGCCTGATTCAGCACACCGACCGCGGGGTGCAATACCTGTCAATTCGCTATAGCGAACGCCTGGCGGATGTCGGTATCACCCCGTCGGCCGGCCGCGTCGGCAGTTCATACGATAACGCGCTGGCCGAGACCGTGATCGGCCTGTTCAAGACGGAAGTCATCCGTCAGCACGACGGGCCGTGGCCTCACCTTGCCGCCGTCGAGTTCGCGGTGCTGGACTGGGTCGACTGGTTCAATAATCAGCGGCTGTTCGAGCCGATCGGTGATATGCCGCCGGCCGAGGCTGAAGCCAACTTCTATGACACAATCGCCGGGTCTGCCAAAGTGGCATGA
- a CDS encoding DUF2235 domain-containing protein: MPKKLVLCCDGTWDTADQREGGVLTPSNVARIHNAIADHSADGTEQRKYYHSGVGTEEHWWQRVAGGAMGIGLDKHIKEAYQWLGNNYQPEDRIYIFGFSRGAYTARSLVGMIHSVGLLNLSPVTGDKAREDVDRAYSAYRDETNADSQNAEFFAEGAKLPIHFLGVWDTVGALGVPDHMHLLGVLDDPKRYQFFNTRLTPAVKIARHAVAIDERRASFMPTLWEASTLEQHPDARQVWFPGVHCDVGGGYRETGLSDGALDWMIHEAQHAELQFRPGIVEEQDGRKEVIPNAWDVRHDSLTGIFAHLRNQPRNVPHLRSKNAEDIFHESALVRHELPAYH; the protein is encoded by the coding sequence ATGCCTAAGAAGCTTGTCTTGTGCTGTGATGGTACTTGGGATACAGCCGATCAGCGGGAGGGTGGTGTTCTAACGCCATCGAATGTCGCGCGTATTCACAATGCGATTGCGGACCACTCCGCCGATGGTACGGAGCAGAGGAAGTACTATCACAGCGGTGTCGGAACTGAAGAGCATTGGTGGCAACGCGTAGCAGGGGGTGCGATGGGCATCGGGCTAGATAAGCACATCAAGGAAGCTTATCAATGGCTCGGGAACAACTATCAGCCAGAGGATCGAATCTACATTTTTGGGTTCAGCCGTGGTGCCTACACAGCTCGAAGCCTAGTTGGCATGATTCACTCGGTTGGATTGCTCAATCTAAGCCCGGTGACCGGGGATAAGGCGCGAGAGGACGTCGATAGAGCTTATTCGGCATATCGTGACGAAACAAACGCAGACAGCCAAAATGCCGAGTTTTTTGCCGAAGGCGCAAAACTACCGATCCACTTTCTTGGAGTCTGGGATACCGTCGGCGCTTTGGGCGTTCCAGATCATATGCATTTACTCGGCGTATTGGATGATCCGAAGCGCTATCAGTTTTTTAATACCAGACTGACGCCCGCCGTTAAGATTGCTCGCCATGCGGTCGCGATTGATGAGCGACGTGCTAGCTTCATGCCGACATTGTGGGAGGCGTCTACTCTCGAACAGCACCCAGATGCACGCCAAGTCTGGTTTCCTGGTGTGCATTGTGATGTAGGCGGAGGTTATAGAGAGACGGGTCTCTCGGATGGAGCGCTAGACTGGATGATTCACGAAGCACAACACGCAGAGCTCCAGTTTCGCCCTGGCATTGTTGAGGAACAGGACGGCAGGAAGGAAGTAATTCCGAATGCGTGGGATGTGCGGCATGATTCACTCACCGGCATTTTCGCGCACCTCCGAAACCAGCCAAGAAACGTTCCGCATCTTCGCAGTAAGAACGCGGAGGATATTTTCCATGAGTCGGCACTCGTCCGGCACGAACTACCCGCCTATCACTGA